A window of Nitrospinota bacterium contains these coding sequences:
- a CDS encoding ExbD/TolR family protein, with translation MAHLWKKRRRTSAMMSEINVTPFVDVMLVLLIIFMVTAPLAKFGFDVHLPKVEASPVVREENWIITVDKNRAIYLNETEIRLEALEKRLNQLTTINPQVDVFLRADETLPYGFVMQVMGNARRAGVRNLGMVTEPVPPPVKEEKK, from the coding sequence ATGGCTCATCTCTGGAAAAAGCGGCGGCGCACCAGTGCCATGATGTCCGAAATCAACGTGACGCCGTTCGTCGACGTCATGCTGGTATTGCTCATCATCTTCATGGTCACCGCGCCGCTGGCCAAATTCGGCTTCGATGTACACCTGCCGAAAGTGGAGGCAAGCCCGGTGGTTCGTGAGGAGAACTGGATCATCACGGTGGACAAGAACCGCGCCATTTACCTCAACGAAACGGAGATAAGGCTGGAGGCCCTGGAAAAACGGCTCAACCAGCTGACAACCATCAATCCGCAAGTCGACGTGTTTCTCCGCGCGGATGAAACGCTGCCGTACGGCTTCGTCATGCAGGTGATGGGAAACGCGCGCCGCGCCGGTGTGCGGAATCTGGGCATGGTGACGGAGCCGGTTCCGCCGCCGGTCAAAGAGGAAAAGAAATAA
- a CDS encoding TonB family protein has translation MTAGHDTCYSPEGDGGDNLFITVLFVSLLLHMLALTGFFIYGEYIDHSSEPRVKQEVYVVHLIDPGPLTGRFEMGRSSVVDAAPMPTAVSAKAAAPPVKLEIPVSKDTGGEVKKVAETLKKSPETKEAPRPDKKIPPVKQVETESKKTSKLKQKTPVTEEKNTDAAAREIRERKGGGSVDIRKFPYEWYLNIMESRIYGNWDTFRANFFTNRAARVAVYFQLDRDGKMLDLKIEHSSLNDEVDNSALAAVRNSAPFPPLPPGYKEKTLEVHFGFVLQPSR, from the coding sequence ATGACGGCCGGTCACGATACCTGTTACTCCCCGGAAGGCGACGGCGGCGACAACCTTTTCATTACGGTGCTCTTTGTCTCCCTTCTGCTGCATATGCTGGCGCTTACCGGTTTTTTCATTTATGGGGAATACATCGACCACTCCAGCGAGCCCCGCGTCAAACAGGAAGTGTACGTGGTACACCTGATCGACCCGGGTCCCCTCACCGGCCGTTTCGAGATGGGGCGCTCTTCCGTGGTGGACGCCGCGCCGATGCCGACCGCGGTTAGCGCGAAAGCGGCGGCTCCGCCGGTCAAGCTGGAAATACCGGTGAGCAAAGATACGGGCGGCGAAGTGAAAAAGGTGGCGGAAACTTTGAAAAAATCCCCCGAAACAAAAGAGGCGCCGAGGCCGGATAAAAAAATCCCGCCGGTGAAGCAGGTGGAAACGGAATCCAAAAAAACCTCGAAGCTCAAGCAGAAAACGCCGGTCACCGAGGAGAAGAATACCGACGCGGCCGCCCGCGAAATACGCGAACGCAAGGGGGGTGGCAGCGTTGATATCCGCAAGTTCCCTTACGAGTGGTATTTAAACATCATGGAATCGCGCATATATGGAAACTGGGATACGTTCCGCGCCAACTTTTTCACCAACCGCGCGGCGCGGGTGGCCGTTTATTTCCAGTTAGACCGCGACGGCAAAATGCTCGACCTCAAAATAGAACATTCGTCGCTGAACGACGAAGTGGATAACTCGGCGCTCGCGGCGGTGCGGAACTCCGCCCCTTTCCCCCCGCTGCCGCCCGGATACAAAGAAAAAACGCTGGAGGTACACTTTGGCTTCGTTCTGCAACCGTCACGCTAA
- the tolB gene encoding Tol-Pal system beta propeller repeat protein TolB: MASFCNRHAKIILLAAALLAAGSAIGGAAEVFIDVSRQRTAQITMAVPRFNMKEAKENQKEDSAFADLGQKTMEFDLLFSGYFSMLTDRAVLGEIESKTADARHVPWDIWKEAKVNALVRADYYALPDDQAALEAYLFDVDRHEQLAGIRYTGPRGIFRKMTHKFADEVVYRFSGAAGVADSRIAFTSKVKGHKELFIMDYDGYNQQQITKVNSIIISPDWAPSGGKLLFTSFHMKRPAIYMLDLHSGKITAIGSNTGQSQSAPAWSPDGKTIAFTQALNGNSDIYTINADGTGLRRLTDADSIETSPTWSPDGKKIAFVSDSAGTPQIYIMNADGSGKERFTFNGDYNADPAWSPRGDKIAFTSMLDTRFNIVVKSLDGLVEKQLTADMGRNDSPSWSADGRHLAFTSTRTGTSQIYIMNANGNNQMQLTNMPDGASGCSWGPRN; encoded by the coding sequence TTGGCTTCGTTCTGCAACCGTCACGCTAAAATCATCCTGCTGGCAGCGGCCCTGCTGGCCGCCGGGAGCGCCATCGGCGGCGCCGCCGAAGTTTTTATCGACGTCTCGCGCCAGCGAACCGCGCAAATCACCATGGCGGTACCCCGATTTAACATGAAAGAAGCCAAGGAAAACCAGAAAGAGGATTCCGCTTTTGCCGATCTGGGACAAAAGACAATGGAGTTCGACCTGTTGTTTTCGGGCTATTTCAGTATGCTTACCGACCGCGCGGTGTTGGGCGAAATTGAGTCCAAAACCGCCGATGCGCGCCACGTTCCCTGGGATATCTGGAAAGAAGCGAAGGTGAATGCGTTGGTCAGGGCCGATTACTACGCCCTGCCGGATGACCAAGCCGCCCTGGAAGCCTACCTGTTCGATGTGGACCGCCACGAACAGCTTGCCGGCATCCGCTATACCGGCCCACGCGGCATATTCCGCAAGATGACGCACAAGTTCGCCGATGAAGTCGTCTACCGCTTTTCGGGCGCGGCCGGCGTTGCCGACAGCCGCATAGCCTTTACCAGCAAGGTGAAGGGGCACAAGGAACTCTTCATCATGGATTACGACGGGTACAACCAGCAGCAGATCACCAAAGTCAACAGTATCATCATATCGCCGGACTGGGCCCCCTCCGGCGGCAAACTGCTCTTCACCTCTTTTCACATGAAGCGGCCCGCCATCTATATGCTCGACTTGCACAGCGGCAAGATCACCGCTATCGGCAGCAACACGGGCCAAAGCCAGTCGGCCCCCGCCTGGTCGCCCGACGGCAAAACCATCGCCTTCACCCAAGCCCTCAACGGCAATTCGGACATCTACACGATCAATGCCGACGGCACCGGCCTCCGGCGGCTAACCGACGCCGACAGCATCGAAACATCCCCCACATGGTCGCCGGATGGGAAAAAAATCGCTTTCGTTTCGGACAGCGCCGGAACGCCGCAGATATATATAATGAACGCGGACGGCAGCGGCAAAGAGCGCTTCACCTTCAATGGCGATTACAACGCCGACCCGGCATGGTCGCCGCGCGGTGATAAAATCGCCTTTACCAGCATGCTTGATACCCGCTTTAACATCGTGGTGAAGAGCCTCGACGGACTTGTGGAAAAGCAACTCACCGCCGATATGGGGAGAAACGACTCCCCCAGTTGGTCCGCCGACGGCCGCCATCTGGCGTTTACCAGCACCCGCACCGGCACCAGCCAGATTTACATCATGAACGCCAACGGCAATAACCAGATGCAGCTTACGAATATGCCGGACGGCGCCAGCGGATGCTCATGGGGACCGCGCAACTAG
- a CDS encoding glycosyltransferase family 9 protein: protein MKKILILNFTRIGDLIQTSPLLSGLKEEFPGCRITLAANVSFSGICKNLPHIDKLTVFDPKQFIHADGGQTSIADVYFYLDNFVAQLAAEKFDMLINLSHSNLTAIMGRLLNIPDVRGIVSDGEGNKVINDPWLMYFSSLLSFRRYNTFNLVDIYQLSGGVKPKGRGLFINSAEPERLAAPLLAECGVKEGERLIGIQAGASMKERRWPSRNFAKSADLLARRWNAKAVLLGAAAEKELVDETAAAMEMPHINLAGKTSLEQLIGVVKRCAVLVTNDTATMHIAAAAGTPIVALFLVHAYGFETGPYCDKAVLLEPEMPCFPCLHSSTCPHYACLDYVTPEMVADAAQHLADNPGGMPPLGPAAFPKVRLLAPYFDQYGFWDLRPLKKSQSADTDILARIYRQFFMQPFGVGSGKEFVAGYLAAHYAPPDAEELRRWVERKRGVFRKLADAAGEGETLAREAVRDLKNGRMDKVKKTVQRFLDVDRAIDMAGLAHPELMPAVRLFNMGKGNIGNAAPVVMLEETRALYAAAAGFAVFVMDRLEELLK, encoded by the coding sequence GTGAAGAAGATACTGATCCTGAACTTCACCCGCATCGGCGACCTCATACAGACATCGCCACTGCTGTCGGGCCTCAAAGAGGAATTTCCCGGCTGCCGCATCACGCTCGCGGCGAATGTCAGTTTCTCCGGCATCTGCAAAAACCTTCCACATATCGACAAACTGACGGTGTTCGACCCCAAGCAGTTCATTCATGCCGACGGCGGGCAAACATCCATCGCCGACGTTTATTTCTATCTTGATAATTTCGTGGCGCAGTTGGCCGCGGAAAAATTCGATATGCTCATAAACCTGAGCCACTCGAACCTCACCGCCATCATGGGGCGGTTGCTGAATATCCCCGACGTGCGCGGCATCGTCAGCGACGGCGAGGGGAACAAGGTGATAAACGACCCGTGGCTTATGTACTTCTCGTCGCTTCTTTCCTTTCGCCGTTACAACACCTTCAATCTGGTGGATATCTACCAGCTCAGTGGCGGCGTGAAGCCAAAAGGGCGCGGATTATTCATCAACAGCGCTGAACCGGAGCGGCTGGCCGCGCCGTTGCTGGCGGAATGCGGCGTGAAGGAAGGAGAGCGGCTTATCGGCATTCAGGCGGGGGCCAGCATGAAGGAGCGCCGATGGCCTTCGCGCAACTTTGCCAAAAGCGCCGATCTGCTGGCGCGCCGATGGAACGCGAAAGCCGTGTTGCTGGGGGCGGCGGCGGAAAAAGAGCTGGTGGACGAAACGGCCGCCGCGATGGAGATGCCGCATATCAACCTCGCGGGCAAGACCTCGCTGGAACAACTCATCGGCGTAGTGAAGCGTTGCGCCGTGCTCGTGACGAACGATACGGCCACCATGCACATAGCCGCCGCGGCCGGAACGCCCATTGTGGCGCTCTTCCTGGTGCATGCCTATGGTTTTGAAACCGGCCCCTACTGCGATAAGGCGGTTCTCCTTGAGCCGGAGATGCCGTGTTTCCCTTGCCTTCATTCTTCCACCTGCCCGCATTATGCCTGTCTCGATTATGTAACGCCTGAAATGGTGGCCGATGCCGCCCAACATTTGGCGGACAATCCCGGCGGGATGCCGCCTCTCGGACCGGCCGCTTTCCCGAAAGTGCGCCTGCTTGCGCCGTATTTCGACCAGTATGGCTTTTGGGATTTGCGCCCGCTTAAAAAATCGCAATCCGCCGATACCGACATTCTGGCGCGTATTTACCGGCAATTTTTCATGCAGCCGTTCGGCGTTGGATCCGGAAAGGAATTTGTGGCCGGCTATCTTGCGGCGCATTATGCGCCGCCGGACGCGGAAGAGTTGCGGCGCTGGGTGGAAAGAAAGCGCGGCGTCTTCCGCAAACTGGCGGACGCGGCCGGGGAAGGGGAGACACTCGCCAGGGAGGCGGTGCGCGATCTCAAAAACGGCCGGATGGACAAGGTGAAAAAAACGGTGCAACGGTTTTTGGATGTGGATCGGGCCATTGATATGGCCGGCTTGGCTCATCCGGAGTTGATGCCCGCCGTGCGGCTGTTCAATATGGGCAAAGGAAACATTGGCAATGCCGCGCCCGTTGTAATGCTGGAAGAAACCCGCGCGCTCTATGCGGCCGCCGCCGGTTTTGCCGTGTTTGTCATGGATCGGCTGGAGGAATTGTTGAAATGA
- a CDS encoding glycosyltransferase, producing the protein MRYKEQNSGLLKKFHPHLAPLLEPNIDAAIETQQAKNGLPVFKYEGVAMHGAYKPEEEGARLLAQMDQGVKNVIVFGLGYGHHLRDAVGAGLNVTVVEPSAAIFKSAMENADMAFALEKCRIFVGKRVRRVLDDYDCRGARIMAHRPYLRFFQAEYDKLEVSFITRKLVAERKPRILLAGPIYGGTETTFRYVKEALTALGADVAAFDATAFKQSYFLMDEVTPNETHRHQLKALYSNVLGEAMVAMADDRKPDLILVMAQAPLDVGALARLRQLKIPIAFWFVEDFRTLKYWDRVAPYYDYFFTIQRGEFHERLGKAGARCVAYLPQASAPLHHKPLPLSPEDTKRYGSDISFMGAGYNNRRVFFSGLLDYDFKIWGTEWELSSAVGQRVANRNRRLSPEEYIKIFSASKINLNLHSSIMNAGIDPVGDFVNPRVFELAACGAFQLADMRSELPALMQPGKEIETYASLEELRGKIDRYLKHPEEREAIARAGRERTLEDHTFERRMEELLAVIFSREGETFAIRQKEESHGRNVVKNMVAEAEAKGNAELAAFLRGFDPEGELSLKAVADHISKGKGALGRAESLLLMVNELLVQK; encoded by the coding sequence ATGCGGTATAAGGAACAAAACAGCGGTCTCCTGAAAAAGTTCCACCCCCATCTCGCGCCTTTGCTGGAACCGAATATCGACGCCGCCATCGAAACGCAGCAGGCGAAGAACGGCCTGCCGGTTTTCAAATATGAAGGGGTGGCGATGCACGGCGCTTATAAGCCGGAAGAGGAGGGGGCCCGCCTGCTTGCACAGATGGATCAAGGCGTGAAAAACGTCATTGTTTTCGGGCTTGGCTATGGTCATCACCTGCGTGATGCGGTGGGCGCCGGGCTGAACGTAACGGTGGTGGAACCTTCCGCGGCCATTTTTAAAAGCGCCATGGAAAATGCCGACATGGCATTTGCTTTGGAAAAATGCCGCATCTTTGTGGGGAAACGCGTGCGCCGGGTGCTGGACGATTACGATTGCCGGGGCGCGCGGATAATGGCGCACCGGCCTTACCTTCGCTTTTTTCAGGCGGAATACGACAAGTTGGAGGTTTCATTCATTACGCGCAAACTGGTGGCCGAGCGTAAACCGCGCATATTGTTGGCCGGTCCCATTTATGGCGGCACCGAGACCACCTTCCGCTATGTGAAAGAGGCGCTCACCGCGCTGGGGGCGGATGTGGCCGCCTTCGACGCCACTGCGTTCAAGCAATCCTATTTCCTGATGGATGAAGTAACGCCCAACGAAACACACCGCCACCAGCTCAAGGCGCTGTACAGCAATGTGCTGGGCGAGGCTATGGTGGCGATGGCGGACGACCGCAAACCCGATCTGATACTGGTCATGGCGCAAGCCCCGCTGGATGTGGGGGCGCTTGCGCGTTTGCGCCAACTCAAAATTCCCATCGCGTTCTGGTTTGTCGAGGATTTCCGCACCTTGAAGTACTGGGACCGCGTTGCCCCCTATTACGATTATTTTTTCACCATACAACGCGGTGAATTCCATGAGCGTCTCGGTAAAGCCGGGGCGCGTTGCGTGGCGTATCTCCCGCAGGCATCCGCGCCGTTGCACCACAAGCCGCTGCCGCTGTCTCCGGAAGATACAAAACGCTATGGTTCCGATATCTCCTTTATGGGGGCCGGGTACAACAATCGGCGTGTCTTTTTCAGCGGCCTGCTGGATTACGATTTTAAAATATGGGGCACCGAATGGGAACTCTCCAGCGCGGTGGGGCAACGGGTGGCGAACCGGAACCGCCGTTTAAGCCCGGAAGAATACATAAAGATATTCAGCGCATCGAAGATAAATCTGAACCTGCACAGCAGCATCATGAATGCCGGCATCGACCCGGTGGGTGATTTTGTGAACCCCCGCGTATTCGAACTGGCCGCTTGCGGCGCGTTCCAATTGGCCGATATGCGGAGTGAACTCCCCGCGTTGATGCAGCCGGGAAAAGAAATTGAAACCTATGCCTCGCTTGAAGAATTGCGCGGGAAGATAGACCGCTACCTCAAGCACCCCGAAGAGCGGGAAGCAATCGCCCGCGCGGGGCGTGAACGGACGCTGGAAGACCACACCTTCGAGCGGCGGATGGAAGAACTGCTCGCGGTTATCTTCTCGCGCGAGGGAGAAACGTTCGCCATCCGCCAAAAGGAGGAGAGCCACGGGCGCAACGTGGTGAAGAACATGGTCGCGGAGGCGGAAGCAAAAGGTAACGCCGAACTCGCCGCCTTCTTGCGCGGCTTCGACCCGGAAGGGGAATTGTCGCTCAAAGCCGTTGCGGATCATATCAGTAAAGGCAAAGGCGCGCTTGGCCGCGCCGAATCCCTCTTGCTTATGGTCAACGAATTGCTGGTGCAAAAGTGA
- a CDS encoding motility associated factor glycosyltransferase family protein, translated as MNVYVKNLKALEAKDRALTAKIRATPDDPRVRLIKAGGKAAAIEVLCAGGETAIFKKQPMPPNVRRITERKQFGFSEVIILLGIGLGETLTETLAASDAGTFILLVESSPGYFKKLLEGFDVAELIGDPRVVISVGESPVDAVMHRLEEEFGVFTRSNFQVIKHGTAVACDTGYYQAVDKVLARQKQMAEGNLASISRLSSVWQGNIFSNLDVILRNPGIKHLFGRLTGVPAVIVAAGPSLDKNCRWLMSARDSMIIICVDTALKTLLKNGVVPHFVVALDALLHNYFHLAGAERPDYTLVVNPVTYPLILTECAGPMMITSYSEPMVQWLEQFTGDLGENLTGGSVATAAFDLALRMGCSPIILTGQDLAFTGNRTHSGGGANDEFVYSAAGEMSGVEMMHDEAISREIQGTVEGNLGHTLKSSVKMTTWRNWFEIRIAQKEVDCINTTEGGAAIAGAKPMCIQEAMLKYGRQRRDIAKIIAAARPVQLPADIMFIRQRLEALAAKARDIKKVCSMGIKEAERLAAAAQRKGENAAVESAARACANYLGMVMREAEFMGINRWRLEGTMDRIQRLRGGLKTADPGKQAYINAESFLIFFKDAYQVTRELEKNIRAARFEGGLRAPGERADAV; from the coding sequence ATGAATGTGTACGTAAAAAACCTGAAAGCGCTGGAGGCAAAAGACCGTGCGCTGACCGCGAAGATACGCGCCACGCCGGACGACCCGCGCGTGCGGCTGATAAAGGCGGGGGGAAAGGCCGCCGCCATCGAAGTCTTATGCGCCGGTGGCGAGACGGCCATTTTCAAAAAACAACCGATGCCGCCCAATGTCCGCCGGATCACGGAGCGGAAGCAGTTCGGCTTCAGCGAGGTGATTATCCTGCTCGGCATCGGCCTGGGTGAAACGCTAACCGAAACGCTGGCGGCCTCCGATGCAGGCACGTTCATCCTGCTTGTCGAGTCGAGTCCGGGGTATTTTAAAAAACTGCTTGAAGGGTTTGACGTGGCGGAACTCATCGGCGATCCGCGTGTGGTCATCAGCGTCGGAGAAAGTCCGGTGGACGCGGTCATGCACCGGCTTGAAGAGGAGTTCGGCGTTTTCACCAGGTCTAATTTTCAGGTTATCAAGCACGGCACGGCGGTGGCGTGCGATACCGGCTATTATCAGGCGGTTGACAAGGTGCTCGCCCGCCAGAAGCAGATGGCGGAAGGGAATCTCGCTTCCATCAGCCGCCTTTCATCGGTCTGGCAGGGGAATATTTTTTCAAATCTGGACGTTATCCTGCGCAACCCCGGCATCAAACATCTTTTTGGCCGCCTGACCGGAGTGCCGGCGGTGATCGTGGCGGCGGGGCCGTCGCTCGACAAGAATTGCCGCTGGCTGATGTCGGCGCGGGATTCCATGATCATCATTTGCGTCGATACCGCACTGAAGACACTGCTGAAAAACGGCGTTGTGCCGCATTTCGTGGTGGCATTGGACGCCTTGCTGCACAACTACTTTCACTTGGCGGGGGCGGAGCGCCCCGATTATACGTTGGTGGTTAATCCGGTCACCTATCCGCTTATTCTTACGGAGTGCGCCGGCCCGATGATGATAACCAGCTATAGCGAACCGATGGTGCAGTGGCTGGAGCAGTTCACCGGAGACTTGGGCGAAAACCTGACCGGCGGGTCGGTGGCCACCGCCGCTTTCGATCTGGCATTGCGCATGGGATGTTCACCGATCATTCTCACCGGGCAGGACCTCGCGTTTACCGGCAACCGCACCCACAGCGGCGGCGGCGCCAACGACGAATTTGTCTACAGCGCCGCCGGCGAGATGAGCGGCGTGGAAATGATGCATGACGAGGCGATAAGCCGTGAAATCCAGGGAACGGTGGAAGGAAACCTCGGGCATACGCTCAAAAGCAGCGTGAAAATGACCACGTGGCGCAACTGGTTTGAAATCCGCATCGCCCAAAAAGAGGTTGACTGCATCAACACCACCGAGGGGGGGGCCGCAATTGCGGGCGCGAAGCCGATGTGCATTCAGGAAGCTATGCTGAAATATGGCCGCCAGCGCCGGGACATCGCCAAAATAATCGCGGCGGCGCGCCCCGTGCAACTTCCCGCCGATATTATGTTTATCAGGCAAAGGCTCGAAGCGCTTGCGGCCAAAGCACGGGACATTAAAAAGGTTTGCTCGATGGGCATCAAGGAAGCCGAAAGGCTCGCCGCCGCCGCCCAACGCAAAGGGGAGAACGCGGCGGTGGAATCCGCCGCGCGCGCCTGCGCCAACTATCTGGGAATGGTGATGCGCGAGGCGGAATTTATGGGCATCAACCGTTGGCGGCTGGAAGGGACGATGGACAGGATACAGCGGCTGCGCGGCGGCCTGAAAACCGCCGATCCGGGGAAGCAGGCTTATATCAACGCCGAATCATTTTTAATATTTTTTAAAGATGCGTACCAGGTGACGAGGGAATTGGAGAAAAACATCCGCGCCGCCAGATTTGAAGGCGGATTGCGGGCGCCGGGGGAAAGAGCGGATGCGGTATAA